In Aspergillus fumigatus Af293 chromosome 2, whole genome shotgun sequence, a genomic segment contains:
- a CDS encoding potassium transporter gives MMYISSDFPTAITMRKTNVYEERSVGVYEHDSVSEAESRNGKHVGLAVHIQRQLGFDLCCMEDIVDSNTHWIMQFCCNVNRMEMTRRND, from the exons ATGATGTACATTTCTTCTGACTTCCCAACCGCCATCACCATGCGCAAAACCAATGTATACGAAGAAAGGAGTGTTGGAGTCTACGAGCATGACTCCGTTTCAGAAGCAGAATCTAGGAACGGAAAACATGTTGGACTGGCCGTGCACATCCAGCGACAACTGGGATTCGATCTCTG TTGCATGGAAGACATCGTTGACTCCAACACACATTGGATCATGCAATTCTGCTGCAATGTGAATCGCATGGAGATGACAAGGAGGAACGATTGA
- a CDS encoding interferon alpha-inducible IFI6/IFI27 family protein, which translates to MMYSQVLDRLHQVATHLAPGINTISNTTGTLIELAKHNIPPPTALALHAHPRNIATYITQNPRQVVSICLFTFPQAVVSPVLYLMGFGSLGPIAHSFAAWHQASFGNPVAGGIFAHFQSAAMGGYGLSVLNTALRGIVGVATGVEMFGGRGNGTVEG; encoded by the exons ATGATGTACTCCCAAGTGCTTGACAGGCTGCACCAGGTCGCAACACATCTCGCTCCTGGCATCAACACCATTTCCAACACGACAGGAACGCTCATTGAGCTCGCCAAGCACAACATCCCGCCTCCTACTGCTCTCGCGCTCCATGCACATCCTAGGAACATCGCAACGTACATCACTCAGAATCCACGCCAAGTCGTTTCGATCTGTCTCTTCACATTTCCTCAGGCGGTTGTCTCCCCTGTCCTTTATCTCATGGGTTTTGGATCTCTGGGTCCGATTGCTC ATTCGTTCGCGGCCTGGCATCAGGCCTCGTTTGGCAACCCTGTGGCAGGAGGGATCTTTGCACACTTCCAAAGCGCGGCGATGGGTGGCTATGGATTGAGCGTTTTGAACACTGCTCTTCGAGGGATAGTCGGTGTTGCTACGGGTGTGGAGATGTttggggggagggggaatgGGACTGTGGAAGGTTGA
- a CDS encoding HVA22/TB2/DP1 family protein, which translates to MFGIIADLMSSVITILFPVFASYKALRSSDPSQLAPWLMYWVVLSGISLAESWTIFILGWIPFYSWFRLFFFSYLVLPQTQGAKILYQTYVDPFLEHHEREIEVFIGRFHEQAKALGLQYFYQAIDYIREKILRLPGQHPAPPPPPTGPAGYAQSLLSRFYIPTAASGTQQAPANDWYSTISSAVAALASAGQSHEARAEELSASGNLLPRELAGMSREDKANFISKQREVIEVLRAALAKEESNLDSGDVDDGLAYGSSLRKNRSDNSFDHINPEDIRDRSPSRPGRSSSGKWTSGWFGSGEPAASSGVEAIPRAVDDVPRTRGSHH; encoded by the exons ATGTTTGGAATCATCGCTGACTTGATGTC CTCGGTGATTACGATCCTCTTCCCTGTATTTGCTTCTTACAAAGCTTTGCGCTCCTCTGATCCGTCACAACTTGCACCATGGTTGATGTACTGGGTTGTCCTCTCGGGCATTTCGCTGGCTGAATCATGGACGATTTTCATTCTGGGCTG GATCCCGTTCTACAGCTGGTTTCGactctttttcttttcctatCTCGTACTTCCTCAGACGCAGGGCGCAAAGATCCTGTACCAGACATATGTCGACCCCTTCCTGGAACATCATGAGCGAGAGATCGAAGTGTTTATCGGCCGCTTCCATGAACAAGCCAAAGCCCTTGGGCTTCAATACTTCTATCAGGCCATCGATTACATCCGGGAGAAGATTCTGAGATTGCCGGGTCAACACcctgctcctccacctccgccaaCCGGCCCCGCTGGATATGCGCAGTCGCTCCTCTCGCGATTCTACATCCCTACCGCTGCTAGCGGAACGCAACAAGCCCCTGCGAATGATTGGTACTCCACGATCAGCTCTGCAGTGGCAGCCTTGGCTTCCGCAGGTCAAAGCCATGAAGCGCGGGCTGAAGAGTTGTCTGCCAGCGGGAATCTCTTGCCGCGAGAACTGGCTGGAATGTCCCGTGAGGATAAGGCTAACTTTATTTCCAAGCAGCGCGAAGTGATTGAGGTGTTGCGCGCGGCattggccaaggaagagagtAACCTCGATAGCGGCGATGTGGATGACGGCCTTGCATATGGCTCCTCTCTGAGAAAGAATCGCAGTGACAACTCGTTTGACCATATCAACCCAGAAGACATTCGTGATAGATCTCCGTCGAGACCGGGAAGATCGTCCAGTGGCAAATGGACATCGGGATGGTTTGGCAGCGGAGAGCCGGCTGCTTCCTCTGGCGTGGAGGCTATTCCACGCGCTGTTGATGATGTTCCGCGGACAAGGGGATCCCACCATTAG
- a CDS encoding acetyl xylan esterase gives MGRLCRSSISSQVMHPLQVLTPNGSAPPNCNETVETCMQWVGIFGYKYDALKSVVENTPDDKYENHLRVTSCK, from the exons ATGGGCAGGCTCTGCC GTTCGTCAATTAGTTCCCAAGTCATGCATCCGCTGCAGGTCCTCACACCGAACGGCTCTGCTCCGCCCAACTGCAACGAGACGGTCGAGACCTGCATGCAGTGGGTGGGAATCTTTGGGTATAAGTATGACGCTCTAAAGAGTGTCGTAGAGAATACACCCGACGACAAGTATGAAAACCATTTGAGGGTGACAAGTTGCAAGTGA
- a CDS encoding F-box protein: MLTKLLKRAQNGRSKTIFLDTTLDEGTAYANEIIFVIEKKSRQQSVKVYLAPFLSSVMYRWKLTDLQYPFECPASSSQMSTSSLPPISSLKPLGAQVFRSKKQQSSPLVNLPTEILVQIFSYINLHDTIALSTSCKYLLSILSFAAFPGDFLFKKLPDLAPIKLILFLLGLLWPREMNGRPKKGLRYCNACRRIYPEKRQYWEEKLSMKISRDFLNRDCPKCYLGHKRTYMCLCHAAFIKRWEQICAEHIGWFGN, from the exons CTTCCTGGACACCACACTCGACGAAGGGACAGCATATGCTAATGAGATCATTTTCGTGATTGAAAAAAAGAGTCGACAACAATCCGTGAAGGTATATCTAGCaccttttctctcttctgtTATGTATAGGTGGAAG TTGACTGATCTACAGTATCCTTTTGAATgtcctgcatcatcatctcaaATGAGCACCTCAAGCCTTCCACCAATCAGCTCTCTGAAGCCTCTGGGAGCTCAG GTCTTTCGAAGCAAGAAACAACAGTCCTCGCCCCTCGTCAACCTGCCTACTGAGATCCTGGTTCAGATTTTTTCCTACATTAACTTACACGACACAATTGCCCTATCAACAAGCTGCAAATACCTCCTCAGTATCCTCTCTTTCGCAGCCTTCCCTGGAGACTTTTTGTTCAAGAAACTCCCTGACCTGGCACCTATAAAGCTGATCCTGTTTCTCTTGGGACTCTTGTGGCCAAGGGAAATGAATGGACGTCCGAAAAAAGGTCTGCGTTACTGCAATGCCTGTCGTCGTATCTAtccagaaaagagacagTACTGGGAGGAGAAATTGTCGATGAAGATCAGCAGGGATTTCTTGAACCGCGATTGCCCTAAGTGCTATCTCGGCCACAAACGAACCTATATGTGCCTTTGCCATGCCGCATTTATTAAGCGTTGGGAGCAGATTTGTGCCGAGCATATCGGCTGGTTCGGCAACTAG
- a CDS encoding carboxylic acid transport protein has translation MSTSHNEPAEPIPDGIIATAKQSFGDLFRWKQRVVVTNESGETHAEWQAPEPIQNPISLLMQLGARDWLFFLVGFFAWTADAFDFHALSIQTVKLSKYYHRSKTDISTAITLTLLLRSVGAAFFGLAGDRFGRKWPMVINMIVLGILQIATIYSRTFQQFLAVRSLFGLFMGGVYGNAIAMALEHCPVNARGLMSGILQQGYSVGYVLAACANLGVGGSTESWKTVFWIAAGASIGVGLVRICFPESKQFLEAKKAGKKATDPGAFWRETKQMLGKEWKMCIYCVFLMTWFNYYSHTSQDSYTTFMLTQKEMRNDGASRASILMKTGACVGGTIIGYLSQFVGRRRAIIISALCSGILIPAWILPQGERALSATGFFMQFFVQGAWGVIPIHLNELSPPAFRSSFPGITYQVGNMISSPSAQIVNAIAEKTMITAPSGQRVPAYGPVMGVATAIIAMGIVVTTAFGPEKRGRRFETAVAGLQSARSDKEIDLEEGLDDKAAERRVEEVGKL, from the exons ATGAGTACCTCCCATAATGAGCCAGCGGAGCCAATTCCGGATGGCATCATCGCCACCGCGAAGCAGTCCTTTGGCGATCTTTTCCGATGGAAACAGCGTGTCGTCGTGACCAACGAGTCTGGCGAGACTCACGCCGAGTGGCAAGCACCTGAACCTATCCAGAACCCTATCAGCCTGCTTATGCAGCTCGGTGCACGGGACTGGCTCTTTTTTCTCGTTGGCTTTTTTGCATGGACGGCCGATGCCTTTGATTTTCATGCCCTATCTATCCAGACTGTCAAGCTGTCAAAGTACTATCACCGCTCAAAAACCGATATCAGCACTGCTATTACTCTGACTCTGCTCCTACGAAGTGTCGGTGCCGCTTTCTTCGGTCTAGCTGGCGATCGGTTCGGGCGTAAATGGCCCATGGTAATCAACATGATTGTGCTTGGTATTCTACAGATAGCCACCATCTACAGCCGTACGTTCCAGCAGTTCCTGGCGGTTCGGTCATTGTTCGGACTTTTTATGGGCGGTGTCTATGGTAATGCCATCGCGATGGCATTAGAACATTGCCC TGTCAATGCTCGTGGTCTCATGTCCGGGATCCTGCAGCAAGGCTATTCGGTTGGATACGTACTCGCCGCCTGCGCAAATCTCGGTGTCGGCGGTTCAACAGAGAGTTGGAAGACAGTCTTTTGGATTGCGG CTGGCGCCTCAATCGGTGTTGGTCTCGTTCGCATATGCTTCCCAGAATCCAAGCAATTCCTggaagccaagaaggccgGCAAGAAAGCCACTGACCCCGGCGCATTTTGGCGTGAGACGAAGCAGATGCTTGGGAAGGAGTGGAAGATGTGCATTTACTGCGTCTTCTTGATGACTTGG TTCAACTATTACTCCCACACCTCGCAAGACTCATATACTACGTTCATGTTGACTCAGAAAGAGATGCGCAACGATGGAGCCTCTCGTGCATCTATTCTGATGAAGACTGGCGCTTGCGTGGGCGGTACAATCATTGGATACCTGTCGCAATTTGTTGGACGGCGCCGAGCTATCATTATTTCTGCCCTGTGCTCTGGCATCCTTATTCCTGCCTGGATTCTCCCACAAGGCGAACGAGCTCTGAGCGCAACCGGCTTCTTCATGCAGTTCTTCGTTCAAGGTGCCTGGGGTGTCATTCCTATTCATTTGAATGAGCTTTCTCCACCCGCGTTCCGTTCTTCCTTCCCAG GTATCACATACCAAGTAGGAAACATGATCTCCTCGCCCTCCGCCCAGATTGTCAACGCCATTGCCGAGAAAACCATGATCACCGCTCCATCTGGTCAGCGGGTTCCTGCGTATGGCCCTGTCATGGGAGTTGCCACGGCCATCATTGCGATGGGTATCGTGGTTACTACGGCATTTGGACCGGAGAAGCGTGGTCGTCGGTTCGAGACTGCCGTTGCGGGCCTCCAGTCAGCCAGGTCAGATAAGGAAATCGATCTTGAAGAGGGTCTGGATGACAAGGCAGCCGAGAGGAGAGTGGAGGAAGTAGGGAAACTTTGA